The Alphaproteobacteria bacterium genomic sequence AGAGAAAAACATCATCGACGTGACCTTCGAAATGAACGAAGGCCCGCGGGTTTACGTCGAGAGGGTCAACATCACAGGCAACGTCCGGACCCTCGACAAAGTCATCCGGCGCCAATTCCGTCTCGCGGAAGGGGACGCCTTCGACACCGCCAAGTTACGTGCCTCGCGCCGAAACGTTCGCGCGTTGGGATTCTTCCGTGATGTACAGATCACGCAAGAACCCGGCAGTTCCCCCGACCGGTCGGTCATTAACGTCGACGTGCAAGAACAATCGACGGGAGAACTCAGCTTCGGGTTAGGCTTTTCAACAACCGACGGTCCGCTGGGCGACATATCCATCCGGGAACGCAACTTGCTCGGCAAAGGACAAGACTTGCGGGCGGGTTTCTCTCTGTCCGGACGCACCCAGGAAATCGACCTATCGTTTACCGAACCAGCTTTCTTGGAGCGCAACATCGCCGCTGGGTTCGATATCTTTCGGCAAACAACCGACCTGCAGAGCGAGAGTTCCTACGACGCAAAGGAACTCGGCTTTGCCCTTCGTGCCGGGTACCCGCTCACGGACGCTCTTCGGCAGCGCTTCACCTACACCCTGCGCCAAGACACAATCGAAAACGTCGCTTCTGACGTTTCCTCGTTTATCGCCCTCCAAGCAGGAACCGAAGTGACATCGTCAGTCGCCCACGCTTTGACCTACGACAAACGCGATGACGTGATCGACCCCACCGAAGGCTACCGCGTTGTTGTCGAGCAAACTCTCGCGGGCTTTGGCGGCAGCAAGCGCTATTTCAAGAACACCATCGATTATCAAACCTACTACCCAATACGAGACGACATCGTGGGCTCGCTGGGAATCAATCAAGGTTTTATCGTTGGAATCGGCAAGGATGTCGGGATCGGCGATCGCTTTTTTCTGGGTGGAAACAATTTCCGCGGGTTTGGTCCCGCTGGGATTGGACCGCGTGACAAGACATCCGGTGACGCTCTCGGGGGTAACATATTCTACGTCGGTACCGCGGAGGTCCGCTTCCCGATTGGGCTCCCGCCCGAACTCGGCGTCAGCGGAATTGTATTCTCCCAAGCAGGTAGTCTTGCCCAAATCGACGATCCGCCTGCGGCACCACTTTTTGACGTCGGTTCGGTGCGGGCGTCGGCCGGCATCGGATTCGCCTGGAAATCCCCATTCGGACCCTTTCGAATTGACTATGCAAAGGCGCTACGACAAGAAACGTTGGACCGAACTCAGAACATCTTTTTCAGCTTTGGCACGAGATTCTAATGGCACACCCTGCAAGAACATTTAACTCCAAGTATTGGCCTCTCGTGTTGGCCGCCATGTGCCTGACATTGTTGGTCCAGACCTCTACAGCATTCGCCCAGCAGAACCCGACCGAGGCTCCCAAGTTCGGTTTCGTTAACCTCGTCCGCGTTGCGCAAGAGGCAAATGCCGCTGTAACCGCAGGCAAAAGAATCGAGGCCTACGGGAAGAACGTGGAGCAACGGTTTCGGACCCGTGAAGAAGCGCTTCGCGAGGAAGATCAGGCCCTGGGGCGGCGGCGTTCGATTTTGGCGCCCGACGCGTTTCGGGAAGAAGACCGCAAGTTCAGAGAGAAAGTTGACCTCGCTCAGAGGGAGTTCCAAGAAATCAGACGTCAGGTGCAGCAAGCCACCTTCGAGGCACAACAAATCATCGACGAAAGGATGACGACAATCATCAGCGAGGTCGCCGCCGAACGGAAAATCAACTTTGTGTTCAACCAAACGCAAGTCACCTTCGTCAATCCTCTTGCTCAGTTCGATCTCACCGACGAAGTCGTTCGCCGAATGAATGCGACGCTACCGGAAGTTCCGGTCAACTTGCCAAAGGAGTAGGGATGGCGGATCCGCGGTTTTTTGATCGCCAGGGTCCCTTTACGCTCGGTGACATCGTTTCGGTCGCGGGGGCGTCGCTACCGTCGGAAATCGACCCCGATCGATCTTTCGACGATGTGGCGCCGCTCATCGGAGCCAATGCAAAGAAAGTAAGTTTTCTTGATAACCCCAAATACATCGGGGCGTTCAAGGAAACCCGAGCTGGTGCCTGTTTCGTTAGTCCCCAAAATGCATCACACGCACCTGACGGAACGGTCGTTCTGGTCACGGAATCACCCTATCGCGCCTTTGCTCTAGCAGCCCGAATGTTCTATCCGCTAAGTGCAACGCTGGAGACAGAGGCGGATGGTAGGGCGATTCATTCCACCGCTCGACTTGGAAAAGGCTGCGTCGTTGGACACGGTGTCGTCATAGAAGCCCACGTCGAGATTGGCGACGGAACTCGGATCGGCCCCAACACCTTTGTCAAACGCGGCGTCGTGATCGGGCGCGACTGTATCCTTCACGACTCGGTCACCGTGAGTCATGCAATCGTCGGGAACCGAGTCGAGATTCACGCGGGCGCCAAGATCGGTCAAGACGGGTTTGGCTTCGCACCCGATCCGCCTGGATACATCACCGTTCCACAACTGGGCCGTGTCCTTATCGGCAACGACGTCAGCATCGGCGCCAACACGACAATCGATCGCGGCGCCGGTCCGGATACGAAGATCGGCGACAACTGTCGCATTGATAATCTGGTTCAGATCGCGCACAACGTCGAACTCGGGCGCGGCTGTGTGTTGGCAGCACAAGTCGGCATATCGGGAAGTACCAAAATCGGCGACTATGTCGTGATGGGGGGGCAAGTCGGATTGGCGGGTCACCTGACCGTGGCGTCGGGCGTCGTGTTGGCCGGGAAATCCGGCGTCACACACGATCTGAAAGAACCTGGGACATACGGTGGATTTCCTGCCGTACCTGTGCGCGAATGGCGCAAGCAAGTCGCGCTTCTGCGCCGGTTGGCAAAAAAGAGGGATGGGAATGATGGCTGACGACATCTCGATGGAAACGACCGAAACTGCCGACATCCTACGAATCGTCGAAATGATTCCGCATCGCTACCCGATGCTGATGATTGATCGCGTGGTCGACATGATCCGCGACCGCTCCGCGACCGGCATCAAAAACGTATCGATTAACGAACCTCAGTTCCGTGGCCACTTCCCCAATCACCCCGTCATGCCTGGTGTGATGATTGTCGAATCAATGGCGCAGACAGCGGCAGTCCTAGTGGTTCACACCCTCGGCCCCGATGCGGAAGGAAAGCTAGTCTATTTCATGTCGATCGACGGGGCGCGTTTTAGGCGACCGGTCGTCCCAGGGGATACCATGAACGTACATGTTACCAAGGTGCGCAATCGTGGTCCGGTGTGGAAATTTCAGGCCGTCGCGAAGGTGGAGGGCCGCGTCGTCGCCGAAGCAGAGTTCGCTGCAATGATCCGTGAAGACGATGGGGGCTCGCTCGCGTGACGACGGTGCACCCGACGGCGATCGTTTCTCCCGGTGCGGAAATCGACGCCACCGCAAAGATCGGTCCGTATTGCGTCGTTGGCGAGAAGGTAAAGATCGCCGAAGGGGTACAGCTTAGGAGTCACGTTGTCGTCGACGGTGCCACCGAGATTGGACCGCACGCGACGATCTTCCCGTTCGCGTCGATCGGTTTGCAGCCTCAGGATCTTAAATACGAAGGCGAGAATTCTCGCTTGGTGATCGGTGCCAACGCTGTGATTCGAGAGCATGCCACCCTCAATACCGGCACTAAAGGGGGGGGTATGCTTACCCAGGTTGGCGACAACTGTTTGATTATGGTCGGCGCTCACGTCGCGCATGATTGCAAGGTCGGCAACAACGTGATCCTCGCGAACAACGCGACGCTTGCTGGACACGTAGAAGTGGGGGACTACGCCATTCTTGGCGGCCTTAGCGCCGTGCATCAGTTCGTTAGAATCGGTCGGCACGCCATGGTGGGTGGCATGACCGGCGTAGAAAACGATGTCATTCCCTATGGGTCGGTCACCGGCAATCGCGCGCACCTGTCTGGACTGAATATCATCGGTCTAAAACGCCGCGGTTTCAGCCGCGAGGCGATCCACGATCTGCGTCATGCCTACCGTGTCCTTTTCGCGCCCGATGGAACCTTGCAGGATCGCCTGTCCGAGGTCGAACGGACCTATGCTGGAAACGATGTTGTCATGGAGATCGTCGCCTTCGTCCAATCCGATTCGTCCCGGGCGATCTGCCAACCGCAGGCAGAGCGTGCCGCCTAAAGTCGGGCTATTAGCCGGGACTGGAAACCTCCCGCGCCGCCTTGTCGATGCCTGTGAGATGCAGAAGCGCGACGTTTTCGTCGTCACCTTCGAAGGCGACAACCACAACGATGAACTCAACGACGTTGCGGGCGCCTGTGTTCATCTCGGTCAAGTCGGAACGGTCTTTCGTCTCCTGAAAGAAAACGGATGCGAAGAAGTCGCGATGGCGGGTCGGTTCCGGCGCCCCGCGTATAACCAACTCAAGCTAGACCTCCGAGCCACGCGTCTATTGCCGAAACTCCTCCGAGCAAAGGGCGACGATGCGCTGCTCCGTGTTCTAACCGGGGCGCTGGAGCACGAAGGATTTAAGGTTGTCGGCGCCGAGTCTTTGTTGCCGACGCTTCAAATCGGCCCTGGGAACCTCGGCAGCAAAAGTCCCCAGCAGGAAGACCAAGCCGACATCGCTCTGGGGTCGGAAATTATTCGCCTTCTCGGGCCCTACGATGTCGGTCAGGCAGTGGTCGTTCGGCGCGGTCGGGTTCTGGGTGTCGAAGGACCGGAGGGCACCGATGCGCTTCTTGAACGATGTGCCACCTTTGACAGTGTCACTGGCGGTACACTGGTCAAGATGCGCAAGCCAGGTCAGGACGAGCGCGTCGACCTTCCCTCGATCGGACCGGAAACCATTCGCCGTGCCGCCGCCGCGCGACTCGCCGGCGTCGCTATTGAGGCGCACGCCACATTGGTTCTCGATCAGGAAGAAGTCCGTGCCCAGGCCGACCGGTTCGGCATATTCGTCGTCGGCTTTGTCGAGGCGACCACGTCGGATCGTCAATGACTTCGCCACTAAAGGTGATGTTGGTCGCAGGCGAACCATCCGGCGACGTTTTGGGCGCAGCACTCATGCGTGCCCTCCGGCGCAGAACAAGCGACGTCGTCTTCGTCGGAATTGGCGGATCGAAAATGGCAGTCGAAGGGTTGAACAGTATTGTCCCGATACAAGACCTTTCCGTCATGGGCCTTGTTGAGGTGCTGCCTCGAACCTTTCTACTACTTCGACATATTCGCCAGACCGCCGCATTTGCACGCCGAGAACGACCGGATGTACTCGTAACGATCGATGCGCCGGGTTTTAACTTCCGTCTGGCCAAACGCCTCGGCGACACGCAAATCCCACGTGTCCATTACGTAGCACCGTCGGTTTGGGCATGGCGGCCACAACGCGCAAAGAAGATCGCTCAGTTGTTCGATCACCTTCTCGCACTACTACCGTTCGAGCCGCCCTACTTCGAAGCGGAGGGTTTGGACACAACGTTCGTCGGGCATCCCGCCTTAGAACAGGTCCGCCGTTACGACTCTGAGGATTTCCGAGCCCGTCACGGGGTCGCCACAACGGCTCCCATCCTCTTGGTCCTGCCGGGTAGCCGACGAAGCGAAACGAATCGGCTCCTGCCGGTATATTCAGAAACCGTGCGGCAGCTTTGTGCCGTGGATCCAACCCTCAGGATCGTGGTGCCGACAGTCGACGGCGTCGAGCAGGCTGTCCGATCGAGTGTTCAAACGTGGCCGGGAAAACCCATCGTTGTAACCACGGAGGCCGACAAGACGTCGGCCTTTGCTGCAGCGACTGCCGCTTTAGCGGCGTCTGGAACGATTTCACTTGAGTTGGCCTTGGCCAGGGTACCCACCGTGGTCGCTTACGACGTTAACCCCATCACGGCATTTATCGCTAAACGACTGGTCAAGACGCAGTATGTCTCTCTCGTCAATATCGTGATGTCCCGAGAAATTGTTCCCGAGTACTTGCTCGGCAAATGCCGGTCCGCGCTCTTGATCCCGGCGGTCACCCGCCTATTGCAGAATCCCGACGCGCGCGCAGATCAGGTGGCAGGGTTTGACGAAGCCATCAAAGCGCTGGGTACCGGGCAAGATGCGCCCAGCGATACGGCGGCGCAGATTGTCCTCAAGCTTGCTGACCGGCAGACCGCACCCTAAGCAAACTGCCGTCAGTTATTGACAATCGACCAAATCAGAGCCCCGAGGGCCCCAGCGGCCGCACTTCGCACGACGTAACGTTTTGCCCGCCACATGACGGAAGGGACGTTGTCGTTCGCCGGACGTAGCAGGACGCGCCGCCGCGTCAGAGGCCGCAAGACCCGGCGGGGTCGCGCACCGCCAACGGAGGCATCTGCACGCAGAACCCTAGCCACGCTTGTTGACCGGAACGTAACTGCGTTGCTCGGGACCGGTGTACAACTGCCGCGGTCGCCCGATTTTCTGGCTGGGGTCTTCGACCATTTCCGACCAATGGGCAATCCATCCAACTGTACGAGCCAGCGCGAACAGCACTGTGAACATGCTGGTCGGAAATCCCATGGCCCTAAGGATAATCCCCGAATAGAAATCGACGTTGGGGAATAGTTTTCTCTCGACGAAATACTCGTCTTCTAGGGCGATCCGTTCTAGTTCCATTGCGAGCTTAAGCAAAGGCTCGTCTTGAGCGCCGAGCGCCTCGAGAACCTGATGCGCCGAATCCTTCAGCGCTGCCGCCCGAGGGTCGTAATTCTTGTAGACGCGGTGCCCAAAACCCATGAGGCGGAACGGATCGTTCTTGTCTTTAGCGCGCTCAAGAAACTCAGGGATACGGGCAACCGAGCCGATTTCGTTCAACATGTTCAGAACGGCTTCGTTGGCACCGCCATGGGCCGGGCCCCACAAACTGGCGATACCAGCGGCAATACACGCGAAGGGGTTGGCTCCAGACGATCCGGCAAGCCGGACGGTCGACGTCGAGGCGTTTTGCTCATGGTCGGCGTGCAGAATAAAGATGCGCGCCATGGCCTTGGTGAAAATCTCGCTCTGTTGAAAATCTTCGCCAGGGACCGAAAACATCATGTGGAGGAAGTTCGAAACGTAGTCTAGGTCGTTCCGCGGATAGATGAACGGTTGCCCGACCGAATATTTGTAGGCCATCGCTGCGATCGTCGGAATCTTGGCGATCATTCGGTGGGCCGAAATCCGCCGATGTTCCGGGTTCTCGATGTCGAGGCTGTCATGATAGAAAGCCGACAGAGCGCCGACTACACCGCAGACGACAGCCATCGGGTGGGCGTCCCGCCGAAATCCACGGAAGAAGTAGCTCAGTTGCTCGTGGACCATCGTGTGATAGGTGATGGTCCGTTCGAATTCCTCTTTCGCGCGGCGGTCGGGAAGCTCCCCGTACAGCAGCAAATAGCAGGTTTCCAAATAGTCGGCAGTTTCAGCAAGCTGCTCGATCGAATAGCCGCGATAGAGCAACACGCCCTCGTCGCCGTCGATATAGGTAATCTTCGATTCGCAACTCGCCGTCGACGTAAAGCCGGGGTCATACGTGAACCTACCCGTCGCGCCGTAAAGCTTGCGAATATCGAGGACATCTGGCCCGATCGAGCCATGCATGACCGGTAAGTCTACTTCGAATCCAGCGCCAGTAAGTTTGGCTGCTTCGGTTTTGTCCTCCGCCATGCTCTTCCTTTTTTGTTAGTTCCTGAGACGCCGTGGCGCCGAGCGCGCGGATTATACACGTGCGCCCAATTTGTCGATAGTGCGAGGGCGTCCTGTAACTTACTGATAAAGAACGAAAAAATGATTCATTCTTGAGTGCCCGCGTGAGGGGTATTGCGGTTCCTTACCGTTTCGATCCTCAGCAACGATTCCGCCCGGCCTAGAACACGCATAACATCGAAGACCCCCGGCGAGACCGTCCGTCCAGTCAAGGCGGCACGGAGCGGTTGCGCGATCTGTCCGAGCTTTACTCCTTCAGCACTCGCAAACTCCCTTAGGTTCGCCTCAAGGGTTGGTGCGTCCCACAGTGTCACATTGGCCAAGTAACGACCGAGTCGCTCCAAGATCACGAGGGCTTCGGCGGTCAGGAGTTTTTGGGCTTTTTCGTCTGGCGCAGGACCGCCGT encodes the following:
- the bamA gene encoding outer membrane protein assembly factor BamA, with the protein product MDCSVRHHVQSFAKAVVRAVLPAVFVAATLINPAIAQIVDRIDVVGNQRVEDATVTSYIPIAPGTFVSDGDIDRALKALFATGLFSDVTVRREGASLVVNVIENPVINRLAFEGNRKIRTEVLEAEVQLRPRIVFTRARVQSDVQRILQVYRRSGRFAATVEPKVIQLEQNRVDLVFEVNEGPVTNIQRINFIGNQVFSDRKLRGVVATKETRFYRFLTSNDTYDPDRITFDRELLRRFYLSEGYADFRVVSVNADLSPDREGFYVTVAMEEGARFRIGDISVDSTVRDLTSEQLAGVVEMESGEIYNADKIEIAVEDLSFSVGQLGYAFVDIRPRLNIDREKNIIDVTFEMNEGPRVYVERVNITGNVRTLDKVIRRQFRLAEGDAFDTAKLRASRRNVRALGFFRDVQITQEPGSSPDRSVINVDVQEQSTGELSFGLGFSTTDGPLGDISIRERNLLGKGQDLRAGFSLSGRTQEIDLSFTEPAFLERNIAAGFDIFRQTTDLQSESSYDAKELGFALRAGYPLTDALRQRFTYTLRQDTIENVASDVSSFIALQAGTEVTSSVAHALTYDKRDDVIDPTEGYRVVVEQTLAGFGGSKRYFKNTIDYQTYYPIRDDIVGSLGINQGFIVGIGKDVGIGDRFFLGGNNFRGFGPAGIGPRDKTSGDALGGNIFYVGTAEVRFPIGLPPELGVSGIVFSQAGSLAQIDDPPAAPLFDVGSVRASAGIGFAWKSPFGPFRIDYAKALRQETLDRTQNIFFSFGTRF
- a CDS encoding OmpH family outer membrane protein, which produces MAHPARTFNSKYWPLVLAAMCLTLLVQTSTAFAQQNPTEAPKFGFVNLVRVAQEANAAVTAGKRIEAYGKNVEQRFRTREEALREEDQALGRRRSILAPDAFREEDRKFREKVDLAQREFQEIRRQVQQATFEAQQIIDERMTTIISEVAAERKINFVFNQTQVTFVNPLAQFDLTDEVVRRMNATLPEVPVNLPKE
- the lpxD gene encoding UDP-3-O-(3-hydroxymyristoyl)glucosamine N-acyltransferase; the protein is MADPRFFDRQGPFTLGDIVSVAGASLPSEIDPDRSFDDVAPLIGANAKKVSFLDNPKYIGAFKETRAGACFVSPQNASHAPDGTVVLVTESPYRAFALAARMFYPLSATLETEADGRAIHSTARLGKGCVVGHGVVIEAHVEIGDGTRIGPNTFVKRGVVIGRDCILHDSVTVSHAIVGNRVEIHAGAKIGQDGFGFAPDPPGYITVPQLGRVLIGNDVSIGANTTIDRGAGPDTKIGDNCRIDNLVQIAHNVELGRGCVLAAQVGISGSTKIGDYVVMGGQVGLAGHLTVASGVVLAGKSGVTHDLKEPGTYGGFPAVPVREWRKQVALLRRLAKKRDGNDG
- the fabZ gene encoding 3-hydroxyacyl-ACP dehydratase FabZ, with protein sequence MADDISMETTETADILRIVEMIPHRYPMLMIDRVVDMIRDRSATGIKNVSINEPQFRGHFPNHPVMPGVMIVESMAQTAAVLVVHTLGPDAEGKLVYFMSIDGARFRRPVVPGDTMNVHVTKVRNRGPVWKFQAVAKVEGRVVAEAEFAAMIREDDGGSLA
- the lpxA gene encoding acyl-ACP--UDP-N-acetylglucosamine O-acyltransferase — its product is MTTVHPTAIVSPGAEIDATAKIGPYCVVGEKVKIAEGVQLRSHVVVDGATEIGPHATIFPFASIGLQPQDLKYEGENSRLVIGANAVIREHATLNTGTKGGGMLTQVGDNCLIMVGAHVAHDCKVGNNVILANNATLAGHVEVGDYAILGGLSAVHQFVRIGRHAMVGGMTGVENDVIPYGSVTGNRAHLSGLNIIGLKRRGFSREAIHDLRHAYRVLFAPDGTLQDRLSEVERTYAGNDVVMEIVAFVQSDSSRAICQPQAERAA
- the lpxI gene encoding UDP-2,3-diacylglucosamine diphosphatase LpxI (LpxI, functionally equivalent to LpxH, replaces it in LPS biosynthesis in a minority of bacteria.) yields the protein MLSWRSSPSSNPIRPGRSANRRQSVPPKVGLLAGTGNLPRRLVDACEMQKRDVFVVTFEGDNHNDELNDVAGACVHLGQVGTVFRLLKENGCEEVAMAGRFRRPAYNQLKLDLRATRLLPKLLRAKGDDALLRVLTGALEHEGFKVVGAESLLPTLQIGPGNLGSKSPQQEDQADIALGSEIIRLLGPYDVGQAVVVRRGRVLGVEGPEGTDALLERCATFDSVTGGTLVKMRKPGQDERVDLPSIGPETIRRAAAARLAGVAIEAHATLVLDQEEVRAQADRFGIFVVGFVEATTSDRQ
- the lpxB gene encoding lipid-A-disaccharide synthase — protein: MTSPLKVMLVAGEPSGDVLGAALMRALRRRTSDVVFVGIGGSKMAVEGLNSIVPIQDLSVMGLVEVLPRTFLLLRHIRQTAAFARRERPDVLVTIDAPGFNFRLAKRLGDTQIPRVHYVAPSVWAWRPQRAKKIAQLFDHLLALLPFEPPYFEAEGLDTTFVGHPALEQVRRYDSEDFRARHGVATTAPILLVLPGSRRSETNRLLPVYSETVRQLCAVDPTLRIVVPTVDGVEQAVRSSVQTWPGKPIVVTTEADKTSAFAAATAALAASGTISLELALARVPTVVAYDVNPITAFIAKRLVKTQYVSLVNIVMSREIVPEYLLGKCRSALLIPAVTRLLQNPDARADQVAGFDEAIKALGTGQDAPSDTAAQIVLKLADRQTAP
- the gltA gene encoding citrate synthase; its protein translation is MAEDKTEAAKLTGAGFEVDLPVMHGSIGPDVLDIRKLYGATGRFTYDPGFTSTASCESKITYIDGDEGVLLYRGYSIEQLAETADYLETCYLLLYGELPDRRAKEEFERTITYHTMVHEQLSYFFRGFRRDAHPMAVVCGVVGALSAFYHDSLDIENPEHRRISAHRMIAKIPTIAAMAYKYSVGQPFIYPRNDLDYVSNFLHMMFSVPGEDFQQSEIFTKAMARIFILHADHEQNASTSTVRLAGSSGANPFACIAAGIASLWGPAHGGANEAVLNMLNEIGSVARIPEFLERAKDKNDPFRLMGFGHRVYKNYDPRAAALKDSAHQVLEALGAQDEPLLKLAMELERIALEDEYFVERKLFPNVDFYSGIILRAMGFPTSMFTVLFALARTVGWIAHWSEMVEDPSQKIGRPRQLYTGPEQRSYVPVNKRG